A stretch of DNA from Catenulispora acidiphila DSM 44928:
GTCCGCGTTGTGGTGCCAGTTCGGCGTAATCAATCCCGAGGGGAATCAGATCGCTGAGAACGGCGGCCTGAGTGTGGTCGTGGACCGCTGCATCAAGATCGAGCACGCGCGGTACGTGGGGCGGATGCACTGGCTCGGGTTCAACACGCATCGGATCACGTCGGTGCGGACCGGTTTGCAGTAACTCAGGCTGCGCAAATTCACTCGCGCCGTACATCCGGTTCGACGGCGGGCCAGCGACCTCTCGACTGGAAGTACTCCAGGGCGGCGGGGGTCTCGGTGAATTCCAGCAGGCCGCCGACTTTCTGCTCCAGAATGACGCGGACCTCGGCCGGGGTGGCGAAGAAGAACTCGCGGCGTTCGTTGACGTAGTTCACGCGGCGGTGGGCGAACGACTTGTGGAGTTCGTGCTCGAGTGCGATGGCGTCGTCGGAGAAGAACAGCGCGTGCACGTCGTATCGGAACGGCACGGAGGCGTCCCCAAGTTCTCGGACACGGTCCATCGGCTCCAGGCGTCTGGTCATGCCGATCTTCACGACGCCCGGCCCGAACGCGCCGATGTTGGAGATGACGTACACATAGCCGGCGCGGATGTTCGCGATGCGGTAGTCGTTCGTCGCGATGGCCTGCTCGATGTCGGACAAACGGCCGGCGAGCTCGGCAGCCGCACTCTCATCACCCTTGGCCCGCAACGACTCCAGCACCGTGACGTAGTGGCTGCGCTCCTTCTCCAGGCGCTCGCGCTCAGCAGCAAGCTCAGCCTCGACACGGCGCTGCTCGCGAAGAAGCTCGCGTTCCTCGCGCGCCTTCTGCCGCTCTTCCTGAGCCTTCATCTGAAAGTCGGCGGTCAGCTCCAGCTCGGCGACGCGCAGCGCGTGATAGGCCGGGCTGATCCGCATCTCCATGATGCGTCCGAGCCTCTCGATCGCAGCCATCGCGGACTCAAGGCGCCTCTTCGCCGTGTGCACGTTGCCCGACCGAAGCGAGCGCACGCAGTTGTCCGCCTCAGCGTTGTACGCCCGCAGCATCAGCTTCGACAGGTCAGCGACAAGCTTGCGCCCCTTCGCCAAAGACCCGCTGAAGGTGAACAGCTCAGATGCCAGGATCGCCTGCCCCGCCTTGATGACCGCATCGATCTGGCCATCCAGCTCCTGAAGGCGCTCCTTGTACGCCGCCGCGTCCTCAAGGGGATGGTGGTAGCGGTAGATGCCGACGTCTTGCAGGATCCGCTGATCGGACAGCTCGATCACATCAGAAGCCGCCTCTCCGCCTTGGGCCGCGGCGAGTGCCGCCTCCAGCGACGCGATCCGCGCCAGCAGCACTTCTGTCCCGGCTGGAGCCACTGACACAGGCGCTGGTGCCGCGACGGCCTCCGGCTGCGCCTCAGCCTCGGCTCCGGCGTCATCTCCGTCATGGATAAAGAGTTCCCAGCCCTCAGGCGGGGCGGGCCACGAAGCGTCCGGTACCCACCCGGCTGGCGGCGTCCAGCCTTCCGGCGGAGTCGGCCAACCCGGCGGTGGATTGAACCGCATCCTCAGGCGCTCCGTATCGCCCGGACGCCGGGCGCCGTGTCGGCGGGCGTCAGGTCGAACGGAGACTTCGACAGTGCCGCGCCGAGGTGCTCGAGTGTCGCCTTCGGCACGACGTTGGACAGGTCGAACTTCGTGAACGCCTCACGCTCGGCGGCCACCACCACGAGCGGGATCGTGCCGAGAAGACCTGTGCCGGGGTCGATGGTCTCCACGCCGACCGTCAGGGAGATCGAATGTATCTTGCCTGCCCGATCTGCTTCGAAGACCTCGTGCAGCGTGCGGACGGCCACCTGGTACACGGCATCGGCGAATCGGCTTTTCTGCTCGCGGGCCGACAACAGGGTGGCTGCGATCTCATTGTGTGCCTTGATGTACTTGTACTCTTTGACCGTCGGCATCTTCGACGGTTCCGGTACCGTCACGGTCAAAGTCAGCTCACGGCCGTGCAGCGCGAACGCGTGGTCGTGCTCGACCGGGAATATCTCGGGGTATACCGAGTTGGCGAGCACGATTCCGACGTATTCGTCGATGGCTGACTCCACGTCGAATGCCAGACCGTTGATCAGTGTGTCGAGTTCCGCGTTGCGGGCGGCGGCTTGCGCATTCCGAGCCTCGCACTCATCCCGGTATTTCGCTTCCGCCTCCGCGAGCTTGCGCTTGCGCGCCTGCTCCAGTTCATCGCGGTGCGCGAGTTCCCCCTGATAAGCGGCTTGCAACGCTTGGTCGGCACGCCACCATTCAGCGTACGTCGCCTCGAAGGCAGCTCTGGCCTCAGCAACGGTCTTCTCGTAGCGCTTCCTCCCGCCGAACGCGGCGCCCATGCCGGCCGGCGGCATCGGCTCGTTCCACACCGGCGGATACCACCGCTGGGGAGTGGGTACCGCCTGGGTCTCGACCGCCAGCACGCCGGGCTCGAAGGGCGGATGGTCGACCGTCGTTATCTTCAATGTGGCCAAGTCGACGTAGTCGTCCACTTCGAGCGTTGAAGCCAGAATGCCGTCGATGTCCGAGTATTGAGCCGCCAGGTTTGCGTTCAGCTCTTCCACTTCGGCAAGACGCGCCTCAGCGAGCAAGCGCGCGGCTTCCCGCTCCGCAGCCTTCTGCTCCGCTATCGACGCGCGCGTGGCAGCGGCCTGCGCCCGTTCATAGTTGCGCATTGCCTGCTCGTAGCCGCGTTGCGCCGTGGCGTGCGCTCGCTGCGCAGCCGCATGTGCCCGTTGAGCTGCGGCTGCTTGTTGCCGGCGCCGTTTTTCCGCCTGTTGCGACTGATACTGCAACTCTGCGAAAAACCCACGCCGCTTTGCCACCACAACCCCCAACGTTCGCACCGGAGCCCGTCTCGATTCACCCTAGTCGAACATAGTGAGCCGCCGATACATGGTGAATATATCGTTCAAGTATCGGTGCCGTAGCGGCATCGCGATCCTTATACCGGTTAACGCTAGGGTTTTATATTCACTAGTAGCTGCTACCGGTGGTGATCCAGCCCCTCAACTCCCGCAATCAGGGACCTGAGCCCCCGGGGCGAAGCCTACGTAGTGGTCGGGGACCCACCAGAGGCGGTCTTCGAAGTAGATCTCGTACCAGCCGGTGGAGTTTTCGTGGTTGGTGTCGAGGCGTTCGTGGGTGAGGCGGCCGTGGGGGGTGTGGCAGACGACTTCTACGAGGTCGCCGTCGTGGTGGGGGCCTACTGAGTGGGTCAGGGAGTAGGGGGTTGGGAAGACTTCTACGCCGATGGAGCCGCCGTGGCCGTTGTTGGCGTCTTGGTTCCAGGTGCGGACTATTTTGCCGGGGATGGTGGTGGGTGGGGCGTTGGTTACCAGGATTGCGGTGGTGCGGTCGGTGTTGGGGGCTGGTGGGGTGGCGGTTTTGGGTGGGGTGTGGGGGGTGCCGCCGATGAAGGCGAAGGCGCTGATGGCCACTATCGCTGCTGCTGAGCCTGCTATGGATGCCGGGATGAGGAGGGGGTGTCGGCGGCGGGGTGGGGTGCGGCGGGGGTCGCGGTCGATGGGGGGTGCCGGTGCGAGGAGGGTGGGGGTCAGGAGGGTGGGTTGCAGGACCCCGACCGAGACCGGTTGTAGGACGGCGGGGAGGTCGGGGGATTCGCCGCGTGATCGGGCTTGCCATTCCTCTTGTGCCGCTTGCCATTGGGGTTGGAAGGGTGCCGGGTCGACGTCCAGGGCGTAGAGGAGGCCCTCGTAGTAGGACCAGGCGGGGAGGCTTTGGTCCTTCGCGGTGGGGTCGGGGGTCAGGATGCGGGAGAGGGTCGACTTGGCGAGGGTGCCGCGGCCGGCGCGCACGTTGCGGGTGTCGAGGTGGGTGAAGGAGGGGGAGCCGGCACTGCGGTGCGCCGTGCGGATCTCCAGCGTCAGTGCCCGGGTCAGGGGCGGTACAGCAGCGTCAAGATCCTTCAAAGCGCGCGCGGCCATGTCACCCGTCCCGTAATCAAACAGTGCGCGTCAGCGACAAATCACCAGGTCACTCCGGGGTCGGAGGATCCGGCGCGGCGATGGCCGCCGTCGGGATCCACCGACTCGTCCGGTCACCCTATGGCCTCGCTCGCTCGCGCAACGCCAAGATGGCTGAACTGTTTGCCAACTCTTTGGGCGGTCCTTGATCGCCCCCACCCGCCGGGGGCGATCAAGGTGACACGGGTCTCAGCGTCCTGTCACACCCGTCGGTGCGCCGGACGCCGGACGGTTCCGATGGGCCCGGATCAGAACCGGTAGTAGCCGATGACGTGGCCGCCGGCGGAGACCGGGTCGGTCTCGATGTAGTGGCCGGTTTCCAGGGCGTCGATCATCTTGCCGCCGCCGATGTAGATGCCGACGTGGTGCGGGGTGTTCCCGCTGCCGAAAAAGACCAGGTCGCCGGGCACCGGGCTGGAGACGCGGTGAGTCTCGTGGATCTGGACGGCGGTCCCGTCCGGACCGAGCACGTCGCGACCGTAGGCCAGCGCGTAGACCCAGCGCACGAAGCCCGAGCAGTCCAGCGAGATCTGGCCGTTGTGCCCGAGCGTGTGGTGGCTGGTCGCGGTCCAGCACGCCGGGTCGCCGCCGGAGGCGCCGCAGTTCGCCGCGCTCGGTCCGGGCTTCGCGCCGTGGCCGCCGACCCAGCCGTACGGCACGCGGCCGCCGCCCCAGCCCTTCTCCGCGTCGCCCGCCTCGATGGCCTTCGCATAGGAGATGATCTTCGACTGCACGCTCCCGGTCGGCGGAGGAGGCGGGGTGCTGTTGCCGCCGTCGAGCGAAGCCTTGGTCTTCGGCCCGACGATGCCGTCCACCGACAGCTTGTGGCTCGACTGGTAGCTCTTGACCGCCGCCCGGGTCGCCGGACCGAAGTCACCGTCGACCGCCAGGTGCGCGCCGTGTTTGTTCAGCAGCTGCTGAAGCTCGGTGACACAGCCGCTCTTCTGGCCGTAGGAGATGTTCGTCGGGCAGGAAGAGGACGTGAGCTTGATCGGCGACGGCGCGCTCGCGGCGTTCGCCGTCCCGGCGGCGAGCCCGACGCCGGCGACCGCGACGGCCGTCGCGGCGACGAGTTCCATCCGGGCTATTCGGGTGCGCAGTTTCATAGCAGGACCTTTCGTGGGGGACAACGGTTCTGGCCATGGATGATCGCGACCGGTCGGATCCCGGCCGGGCACAAGAAGATCCGGGTACGCGAGCGCGCAGCCGTGCGCGCTTCGCCATCGCTCTCGCGGAGCGGTCCATCCTCAATCCGAGGTAATCAAGCGCCGGCTCCGCTCGCTGTGGCTTCACGCGAGCTGCCGGACCCCGTTGTGAGCGTCATGCGATCCCCTTATGCGACTACAGGGCGAACGGACGGCCCAAATCATCACGGGGGTTCAGTTCACGGCACAACAGTTCGGACCGGTCGTGGCCCGACTCGGAACGTTTCATCGTTCCGAGCTGGCACCATGCGGCGCTCAGGAGTCCTTGCTCTTCAGATAGTGACGAGCCACACGCGCTCGGTTCCCACACGCGGCGCTGCACCATTCGCGGCGCGGGTGGTCCTTGACGAAGTACTGCACGCAGCCGGGAGCGTGGCACGCGCGCACATCCTCGCGCAGCGGTCCGCCGAGGACGGCGATCGCATCGCGCGCGATCCGGGCTCGCGCTGCCGACAGGGGATCGGCGGAGGACACCTCGATCACGCCGTAGCCGGAGTCGGCCGAACCCGCGAGCGCCGGCCAGCTCGGAGCCTGCTCCGACGCCGTGTTCAGCGTCGCCTTCGCCGCCTCCGGCAGCGCTTCGCCCTCGGTCGTCGCACGCAAGAGGGCGCGGATCGCATCGCGCAGCGTGAGAAATTCGCGGACGTCTCCCCCGCCGACGCCCCCTTCCCCGACGCCAGCCGAAAGCCGCTGCGAGTCCAGCCATTTCGCCAGGTCAAGCGGGGTCCCGACACCTTCCCGCTCGTCACCGCGGACGGCGTACCAGGTGTTCGCGAAGGCGACGGCCAGCGGTTCGGTCATGACCTAATGGTAGATCACACTTGCGCCCGTTAGGAACCTGCTGCCATGATCTAACTATTGGAAGCCGCATCAACCATTAGAAAGTGGGGGACATGACGTCGACCGTCGGGCAGGAACGGGAGCAGGAACTAGCCGCCGCAGCCACCGCGCCCCAGCCCGCCTCGCTCTGGCGCAACCACGACTTCCTGAAGTTCTGGTCCGGCGAGACGCTCTCCCTGTTCGGGACACAGATCACCACGCTGGCGATCCCGCTGACCGCCGTCCTCGTCTTCAATGCCTCGCCCTTCCAAGTCGGGCTGCTCCGCTTCCTGCAGCTCGTCCCCTACCTCGCGCTGGCGATGCTGTTCGGCGTCTGGGTCGACCGCGCGCGCCGCAAGCGCGTCATGATGCTCGCCAACGGCGCCCGCATGGTGCTGATCGCGGCGATCCCGCTCCTGTCGGCGACGCACCACCTCACACTCGGGCTGCTGCTGGCGATCGCCTGCGCGGTCGGCGTGTTCTCAGTGCTCTTCGACGTCAGCTGGATGGCGTTCGTGCCGGCGCTGGTGAAGGAGCCGAAGCAGTACGTCGAGGCCAACCAGAAGCTCGGCGTCACCTCCTCCAGCGCGGACGTCGCCGGACCGGGGGTCGCCGGTGCGGTCATCAGTGCCCTGAGTGCGCCGACCGCCCTCGCCGCCGACGCGATCTCCTACCTGTTCTCGCTGGCGACGCTGCTGTGGATCAGGACGCCGGAACCGAAGGCGCCTCCCACAACGACCAAGCGGCGGCTGCGGACAGAACTCGTCGAAGGATTGCGCTTCGTGTTCGGCGACCGGATCCTGCGGCCGCTGGCGCTCATCGCGCCGTTCTGCAACTTCGTGATGGTCGGCGTGTGGACCATGTTCCTGCTCTACGCCTCGCGCGGCGTCGGGCTGAGTTCGGCGCAGATCGGCGTGGTGTTCGCGTCTTCTTCGGTCGGCGGGCTGGTCGGGGCGACGGTCTCGCGTCGGCTGCTCCAGCGCTTCCGGCTCGGCAGGGTGTACGCGGTCTCGATGTCCGCGATCTTCCTCGCGCCGCTGCTCATCCCGCTCGCCACCGGCTCGCGACCGGTGCTGCTGGCGACGTTCATCGCCTCGTTCTTCCTCGCCTATCTGGGCTTGGGCGTCGCCAACGTGGTGGTGATCAGCCTGCGGCAGGCGTCCACGCCGCAGCACTTGATGGGACGGATGAACGCGGCGTTCCGCACCGCCCTGTTCGGCGGCGGCTCGCTGGGCGGCTTGGTCGGCGGGCTGATCAGCGGCGCCGCCGGTCTGCGGTCGGGGTTGCTGGTGGTGGCGGTCGGATCGGCGGTGATGGTGCTGCCGGTACTGCTGTCGCCGGTGAGCCGGCTGCGCGCGATGCCGACCTCGGAGTAGGAGCGGCAGCAGGAGCAGGAGCAGCAAAGGAAAGAAGGAGAATCAGGACATGTATGTCAAGGAGCTGTGGCGCTACCCGGTGAAGTCGATGCAGGGCGAGCGCCTGGAATC
This window harbors:
- a CDS encoding DUF4041 domain-containing protein codes for the protein MRFNPPPGWPTPPEGWTPPAGWVPDASWPAPPEGWELFIHDGDDAGAEAEAQPEAVAAPAPVSVAPAGTEVLLARIASLEAALAAAQGGEAASDVIELSDQRILQDVGIYRYHHPLEDAAAYKERLQELDGQIDAVIKAGQAILASELFTFSGSLAKGRKLVADLSKLMLRAYNAEADNCVRSLRSGNVHTAKRRLESAMAAIERLGRIMEMRISPAYHALRVAELELTADFQMKAQEERQKAREERELLREQRRVEAELAAERERLEKERSHYVTVLESLRAKGDESAAAELAGRLSDIEQAIATNDYRIANIRAGYVYVISNIGAFGPGVVKIGMTRRLEPMDRVRELGDASVPFRYDVHALFFSDDAIALEHELHKSFAHRRVNYVNERREFFFATPAEVRVILEQKVGGLLEFTETPAALEYFQSRGRWPAVEPDVRRE
- a CDS encoding C40 family peptidase; translated protein: MKLRTRIARMELVAATAVAVAGVGLAAGTANAASAPSPIKLTSSSCPTNISYGQKSGCVTELQQLLNKHGAHLAVDGDFGPATRAAVKSYQSSHKLSVDGIVGPKTKASLDGGNSTPPPPPTGSVQSKIISYAKAIEAGDAEKGWGGGRVPYGWVGGHGAKPGPSAANCGASGGDPACWTATSHHTLGHNGQISLDCSGFVRWVYALAYGRDVLGPDGTAVQIHETHRVSSPVPGDLVFFGSGNTPHHVGIYIGGGKMIDALETGHYIETDPVSAGGHVIGYYRF
- a CDS encoding CGNR zinc finger domain-containing protein, whose amino-acid sequence is MTEPLAVAFANTWYAVRGDEREGVGTPLDLAKWLDSQRLSAGVGEGGVGGGDVREFLTLRDAIRALLRATTEGEALPEAAKATLNTASEQAPSWPALAGSADSGYGVIEVSSADPLSAARARIARDAIAVLGGPLREDVRACHAPGCVQYFVKDHPRREWCSAACGNRARVARHYLKSKDS
- a CDS encoding MFS transporter is translated as MTSTVGQEREQELAAAATAPQPASLWRNHDFLKFWSGETLSLFGTQITTLAIPLTAVLVFNASPFQVGLLRFLQLVPYLALAMLFGVWVDRARRKRVMMLANGARMVLIAAIPLLSATHHLTLGLLLAIACAVGVFSVLFDVSWMAFVPALVKEPKQYVEANQKLGVTSSSADVAGPGVAGAVISALSAPTALAADAISYLFSLATLLWIRTPEPKAPPTTTKRRLRTELVEGLRFVFGDRILRPLALIAPFCNFVMVGVWTMFLLYASRGVGLSSAQIGVVFASSSVGGLVGATVSRRLLQRFRLGRVYAVSMSAIFLAPLLIPLATGSRPVLLATFIASFFLAYLGLGVANVVVISLRQASTPQHLMGRMNAAFRTALFGGGSLGGLVGGLISGAAGLRSGLLVVAVGSAVMVLPVLLSPVSRLRAMPTSE